Sequence from the Seonamhaeicola sp. ML3 genome:
CATAATCACATCTCCTTTAATCTCATGTTCTGCTTCAGGACACCATGTCGGCACTACCATTTTGTTAATTAATGAGTCTGTGTTAGGTTCTGAATAGTCTATATCTCCAACTATAGGAATGGCTATCTCTCCATCAATTGGAATTTCCTCAATGTCATCTGCTTTTTTAGACTTTGGTCTTTGTTCTGGTATTGAATCCATTTGCTCGATTATGGGTAAACCCCCTAAAACATCAACAGTCTCTTTACTTAAAGAATCTATAACCTCTACACTATCAATTTTTTGGTGTTCGCCCCTTTTATTGGTGCAATTCATCAAACTGGTTCCCATAGTAATTAGTAATGCTAGTAAAAACAGTTTATGAAAGCTATGTTGTCTCTGCAAAACTTCTGATGGCACACGAATATTTATACTGTCTAATTGCGTTGGTTTAAAATGTCCGCAAATGCGCTTTCCCATATTCAGATTAACAAAATCCTGAATTTCATTGGTGTTCATTTTAGTAAAATCGATTACCGTTTTAGAACAAGCGTCGCAATAACGACCTTTTTCCTTAGGTGTCATGGTATTCCAATCTTCATGACAAGGTTCTGGAATTTTGATAGAAAAATATTTCATAATGGTAAGTGATTTGTAAATATTTTCATCAAACTCCTTGCCGAAATATTTAATATCATCTGAAATCGTAAATTTGCTCTTATGGAGAACATTTTTGATGATGCTTATTTCATGCGGAAGGCTTTACAAGAGGCTGAAATGGCTTTTGAAAAAGGCGAGATTCCTGTTGGTGCAGTCATTGTAATTGACGATAAAATTATTGCCCGCGGACATAACCTTACCGAAACTCTAAACGATGTTACTGCGCATGCTGAAATGCAAGCTATAACAGCAGCAGCAAACTTTCTAGGAGGAAAATATCTTAAAAATTGCACATTATACGTAACGCTAGAACCTTGCCAAATGTGTGCTGGAGCCTTGTACTGGAGTCAAATTTCTAGAGTAGTTTACGGTGCTAGGGATTTAGAACGCGGATGTATCAATATGAAAACCAAACTGCACCCAAAAACAAAAATTGAAGGAGGGGTCTTGGCCGATGAAGCCAGTGAAATATTAAAACGCTTTTTTATTATTAAGCGGAATTTGAATTAGTGCTTATTCTCTTTCTGAGACGCCTTCATTTTATCCAAATTCTCCTTAGTTAGCATATAGTCTTTTATGTCCTTATCTTTCCAACGGTAATAAGAAAAAAGGGGAAATACGACAAGAAATAATCCTGCTGTACCAAATCCAATAAGCTTTTGCGAGTATTCTAAATCCAATAAAAAACCCGTTAGAATTAGACCTATTGAAACTATTAAAAATATAAGAACGATATGCTTCATTTAATGTGTAACGTTTATTAATTGTCGGCGATAAGCAGTTAATAGTTTAGATTTAGATATATACCCATAGTATTTGCCCTTTTTAATAACGGGTAAATTCCAAGCACCACTGGTTTTGAATTTTTTCATAATGTCGCTCATGGAGTCTTCATCATAATTAATGATTCCTGCATCGGCGTGCATTAAACTTTCGGCGGTCACTTTATCATAAAGATCGGTATTAAACATCATATGCCTTATATCGTCAAGTCTAATCACCCCTAAAAATTCATGATTCTCGCTTACGACAGGAAAATGGTTTCTAGAAGATTTTGCTACAGCATTTTTAAGAATCTTACCAAGGCTCATATCTGGTGTTAGTATAACGAAATTGGTTTCTATAACCTTATCGATTTCAAGCATCATCAATACATTTTGATCCTTGTTATGAGTAATAAGCTCTCCTCGTTTTGCCAATTTGAATGTATAAATTGAATGCGATACGTAGTATTTTGTAATGGCAAATGAAATCGCAGATACTAACATTAGTGGTACAAATAACTCATAGCCTCCTGTAATTTCTGCTATAAGGAAAATAGCAGTTAAAGGGGCATGTAATACTCCTGCCATTAACCCTGTCATACCAATAAGGGTGAAGTTAGACTCTGATACATTAACATCTAAGCCCAAATTATTAATAATCTTAGCAAAGGCATTTCCCAAGGCGCTGCCCATAACCAGTGTTGGAATAAAAACACCACCAACACCACCAGCTCCAAAGGTAGTGGTCATAGCAATGGCTTTAAACAGTGTAATTCCAATAAGAAGGGCGATAACAATCCAAATATTCTCTAAATCAAAATTAAAAGGGGTATTGCCTATAGCTGCGATATGATCACCTTTTAAAAGGTTGTTCATAATACCATAACCTTCACCATAGAGTGGAGGAATAACGTATAACATTGTACCTATTGCCAGACCTCCAATGACTAGGCGTTTCGCTCTACTTTCGAACGACTTGAAAAAGTCTGTTATACTAAAAAAAACTTTTGAAAAATAAACCGACATAAGCCCAGTTACCAAACCTAAAAGCACATAAAACAGAATATCGTTAATCTCGAATTTGTCTATCAATTCAAAACGAAGCAATACGTCTGTTCCAAGAAAAAAATAAGAAGTAACAACTGCAGAAACTGAAGCCAAAAGTAAAGGCACTAAAGAAGCAAAAGCGATATCTAAGCTAAAAATTTCTATAGCAAATACAATGGCGGCAATTGGCGCCTTAAACATCGATGCCATAGCACCTGCAGAGGCACAACCAATAAGTAGCATTCGTGTTTTTGTGTTCATATGGAATAGCCTGGCGGTATTAGACCCCAATGCTGAACCAATACTTACCGCAGGCCCTTGCAACCCCACAGAACCACCAAAACCAGCAGTTAACGGTGCCGTAATCAATCCCGCATAGATATTGTATCTAGGTATGATTCCATTAAGCTTGGATATGGCATGTAATGTCGTGGATATACCATGGCCAATATGCTTTTTTAGCCAAGTTTGCTTTATAATATAGACCAGTAAAAGACCAATAATAGGAAGTATAAAATAAAGGGTGCTTTGGTAATCTTTAAAGATATATAGATTAAAAAAATACCTAATGTAGTAGGTGAGGTTTTTTAGTACCACTGTCCCCATACCTGCCAAAAAACCAACAAGAATACTAAGCATGTAAACGAATTGTCGCTCTGAAATATGCTTGTATTTCCAGATTAGAAATTTTCTTAAAAGACTCTTGACGCTTAAAGGCATTTTTAAAATTAATAAAAAATCCCGCACAAAGCAGGATTTTTATAGGTTATGATTTTAAGTTTAGTTTTAAACTTAGTTCTTCAAGTTGTTCATCATCTATAGGTGCTGGTGCATCTATCATTACATCGCGTCCAGAATTATTCTTAGGGAAAGCGATAAAATCCCTTATGGTTTCTTGTCCGCCTAAAATGGCCACCAATCTATCCAGTCCAAATGCTAATCCACCATGTGGTGGCGCGCCGTATTGGAAGGCATCCATTAAGAATCCGAACTGCGCTTTAGCTTCTTCTTCAGAAAACCCTAAATAATCAAACATTAATGCCTGCGTTTCTTTATCATGAATTCTAATAGAACCTCCTCCAATTTCGTTACCGTTTAATACTAAATCGTAGGCATTAGCTTTAACAGCGCCTGGATCTGTCTTTAATAGTTCAATCTGTCCAGGTTTCGGTGAAGTAAATGGATGGTGCATGGCATGGTAACGTTCTGTTTCCTCGTCCCATTCCAATAATGGGAAATCCATGACCCAAAGTGGAGCGAACTCGTCCGGCTTACGTAAACCTAGACGCTCGGCCAATTCCATTCTTAAAGCACTCAGTTGTGTACGTACTTTATTGGTATCTCCAGAAAGTACACAAATTAAATCGCCAGCCTTAGCTCCAGTAACCTCAGCCCACTTGGCTAAATCGTCTTGGTCGTAAAATTTATCTACAGACGATTTAAATGAACCATCGTCATTACAACGACAGTAAACCATTCCTAGAGCACCAACTTGCGGACGTTTCACCCAATCTATTAATTTATCTATTTCCTTTCTAGTATAACTGTTTCCACCTGGTACGGCAATACCAACTACCAATTCGGCTTTATTAAATACGTTGAAACCTTTATGTTGAGCTACTGCATTCAACTCCCCGAATTCCATTCCAAAACGAATATCTGGCTTGTCGTTGCCATATAAGCGCATGGCGTCGTCATACTGAATTCTCGGGAACTTATCTATTTCAACTCCATTAATTTCTTTTAACAAGTGACGTGTTAACCCTTCGAAAGCATTCAATATATCCTCTTGCTCAATAAACGCCATTTCACAGTCTATCTGTGTAAACTCTGGCTGCCTATCGGCACGTAAATCTTCATCTCTAAAACATTTTACAATCTGGAAATACTTATCCATACCGCCTACCATAAGCAATTGCTTAAAGGTTTGTGGCGATTGTGGTAAGGCGTAAAACTCACCTTCGTTCATTCTAGATGGCACTACGAAATCACGAGCACCTTCTGGTGTAGATTTGATTAAATATGGTGTTTCAACCTCAACAAAACCATCTTTTGATAGGTAGTTTCTAACTTCTTGAGTTACTTTATGCCTAAAGATTAAACTATCTCTAACCGGATTACGACGAATATCTAAGTAACGATATTTCATACGTAATTCTTCTCCACCATCAGTTTCATCTTCAATTGTAAAAGGAGGGACTATGGCTTCATTTAAAACATTAAGTTCAGAAACCAAAATTTCAATATCCCCCGTTTGGATATTTGGGTTTTTAGAAGCACGCTCTACAACTGTTCCCCTAGCCTGAACTACAAATTCTCTTCCAAGGCTTTGGGCCTTTTCTATAATTTCTTTTGAAGTACGCTCTTCATCAAAAACCAATTGAGTAATGCCGTATCTGTCTCGCAAATCTACCCAAACAATAAACCCTTTATCGCGAGATTTTTGCACCCAACCGGCTAGGGTAACCTCTTCATTTATATTTGCAGCCCTTAACTCGCCACAATTATGACTTCTATACATGCTTATGATTTTGAGGTGCAAATTTAATGAAGTTTGTTGACTCTACATCAAAATTCCAAACTCAAAATTCCAAATCCCAAAAACTGAATAAAACTAATATAAATGGCTCGCCAAGTCGTTAAGAGACAAATCTTAAATCTCAAGTTCTAAATCGAAAAAACTGTTGACTGCATTATACTTTCTGCCAACTGAAACCTACTCAATAAATTCTGTTTCCAAAAAATAGTTTACAATGGCTTCTTTCATCAATATACTTTGCTCACCAGCTTTTAAGTGGGGAAGTGCTTCTAGCATTTTATAATGAGGCCAACCCTCTGAATCCACAAAGTCTAATTCATAATAACCATATGGCACAAGTAACTTGCAAATTGCTATGTGCATAAGATCCAATTTTTGATCCTTTTTAAATGCTCTATCAAGCTGCCCAAGTTCCTGTACACCAATTAAATAAATGATGGCATCTAAATCCAATTCATCACCATCTGCAAACTGATTGGATAATTTTTCAACCACCTGCTCCCATCTCGCCTTTAATTGTTCGTCTCTGGACATACTAATTTTTAAGTTGCAAAGTTAATAAACTAGGAACTTTTTAAAGAGTTGATCTATATTTGTTTAAATTCAAATTTTATGGGTGTTATCGATATTGTTTTGGGAGCTTTAATCCTTTTCGGATTAATTCGTGGATTAATGAAAGGGCTTTTTGTTGAAGTCGCCTCTCTAGTTGCCCTAATCGCTGGTGTTTATGGCGCCATTCATTTTAGTAATTATGCCGCCGATTTTTTAGTTGAAAAAGTTGAATGGGACCAAAAATATATAAATATCGTTGCCTTTGCAGTAACCTTTATTGTTATTGTACTTGCCATTGCACTTGCTGGTAAAGCACTAACTAAAATTGCCGATTTTGCTGCCTTAGGCTTTATTAATAAAATTTTAGGGGGCGTATTTGGGGCAGCAAAAATAGCTATGATTTTAAGTATTGTTTTAATTATTTTCGATAAGTTTAATAAAACGATCCCTTTTGCAGATGAAGCAGACCTAGAAGCCTCTGTACTTTATCGCCCTGTTAAATCTCTTGTCCCTACTATCTTTCCCTATATATTAGAATTTGAAAATAAAGAACCTTTAGATTCTGAAGAAGAAAACAAAACAACCTAAGCCTCTTTAATAACTCAGTTTTAAATATTTACAAATGCTATTACATTAACCTGATCCCTTCCGGAGGTTTCAAAAAATTGGTTCATGTATCCTAATTCTAATCTCAACGACTTGGAAACGGTATAGCCTAAGCCACCATAAACACGATTTCGGTCAAAAATTGAAGATTTAGTATTAAGAAATATTTCATTGTAAGCCGATATATAAAACTTACTGTCTTCTTGCGCTTTGGTTTTAAAAGGAACTTTTATTGCCAAAAAATACCTGAACCTCATTTTAAAAACGTCCTCTATAAAACGCTGCTCAAAACGGTATCTATGTGTTAAACCAATACTTCCTACGTTTTGCTTAGATATAAACTGCTGGAAAATTCTGTGTTCATTTACAGATACTTTAGTATCCAAATTATCGAGATAATTTTCCGAAAGAATATAGCCATACCCCAACAGGACATTACTCTTACCTTCATTAAAAGTGTAACCTAAACCTGTTCTTAATAATAATTGTTCTAAATCACCAATGGCATCGTAATTTCTGTATTGAACTTCGTGGTGCAAATCCCATTTATTATTCAATTTCTTATTACCAATATATATCAACCAATTCCCCAAGTCGCTATCTTGACTAAAGCCCATTGACGAGAAACATAACAAAATCGCTAGAACTATATTTCGGGTATATAAAAACACGTCTATTTTTCTAATAATGATAATTAAACGCTTTCTTTAAGCAGGGTATTTTTCCTTGATTTCTTTTTTAAAAAACTTAATGTAGCTTGTTGGGTTTTCCTCTTCACCTCTTTGAGAAACCAATTTAACTTTAATATTTCTCTCCCTGGCTTTTAGACCGAAATCTTCAAGAATTTCGATGATATCATTATCTAGATATTTTGTGTTTTTAACATCTAATTCTAAAAAGGAATTTGGTGGAATATTATCCAACTCTTTTAAAATAGCACCCTTATTGAAGAACGTTACCTCTTCTGCTAAAGTCATTTTTATTTTTCCGTCATCAACATCTTCTCCTTCTTTATGTAAGAAATGAGAATTTTGGTAACTCTTTATCATAATAATTAAAATACCAACAACTAGCCCAAGACCTATTCCCCATAATAAATCGATAAAGACAATACCTAATATGGTTACTATAAAAGGCACCCATTGTTTCCAACCTAATCTAAACATAGTCTTAAATGTAGAGGGTTTTGCCAGTTTAAAACCAACAATAAAAAGTACAGCTGCCAAGACAGATAATGGAATCATGTTTAATAGTTTTGGAATCACTATTACTGTAATGAGTAAGAAGAAACCATGAATAATGGCAGACATTTTAGACACACCTCCAGATTGAATATTGGCAGAACTTCTAACAATTACTTGTGTGATAGGTAATCCGCCTATAAACCCGGATATCATATTCCCAGTACCTTGGGCAAAAAGCTCTCTATTGGTTGGTGTTACATTTTTATGTGGATCTAACTTATCTGTAGCTTCAACACAAAGTAACGTTTCAAGAGATGCCACTAAAGCAATTGTAAAACCAGTTAGCCAAACTTCACCATTAGCGATGGCACTAAA
This genomic interval carries:
- a CDS encoding CvpA family protein, which codes for MGVIDIVLGALILFGLIRGLMKGLFVEVASLVALIAGVYGAIHFSNYAADFLVEKVEWDQKYINIVAFAVTFIVIVLAIALAGKALTKIADFAALGFINKILGGVFGAAKIAMILSIVLIIFDKFNKTIPFADEADLEASVLYRPVKSLVPTIFPYILEFENKEPLDSEEENKTT
- a CDS encoding nucleoside deaminase, which encodes MENIFDDAYFMRKALQEAEMAFEKGEIPVGAVIVIDDKIIARGHNLTETLNDVTAHAEMQAITAAANFLGGKYLKNCTLYVTLEPCQMCAGALYWSQISRVVYGARDLERGCINMKTKLHPKTKIEGGVLADEASEILKRFFIIKRNLN
- a CDS encoding chloride channel protein, which translates into the protein MPLSVKSLLRKFLIWKYKHISERQFVYMLSILVGFLAGMGTVVLKNLTYYIRYFFNLYIFKDYQSTLYFILPIIGLLLVYIIKQTWLKKHIGHGISTTLHAISKLNGIIPRYNIYAGLITAPLTAGFGGSVGLQGPAVSIGSALGSNTARLFHMNTKTRMLLIGCASAGAMASMFKAPIAAIVFAIEIFSLDIAFASLVPLLLASVSAVVTSYFFLGTDVLLRFELIDKFEINDILFYVLLGLVTGLMSVYFSKVFFSITDFFKSFESRAKRLVIGGLAIGTMLYVIPPLYGEGYGIMNNLLKGDHIAAIGNTPFNFDLENIWIVIALLIGITLFKAIAMTTTFGAGGVGGVFIPTLVMGSALGNAFAKIINNLGLDVNVSESNFTLIGMTGLMAGVLHAPLTAIFLIAEITGGYELFVPLMLVSAISFAITKYYVSHSIYTFKLAKRGELITHNKDQNVLMMLEIDKVIETNFVILTPDMSLGKILKNAVAKSSRNHFPVVSENHEFLGVIRLDDIRHMMFNTDLYDKVTAESLMHADAGIINYDEDSMSDIMKKFKTSGAWNLPVIKKGKYYGYISKSKLLTAYRRQLINVTH
- a CDS encoding DUF2490 domain-containing protein; protein product: MGFSQDSDLGNWLIYIGNKKLNNKWDLHHEVQYRNYDAIGDLEQLLLRTGLGYTFNEGKSNVLLGYGYILSENYLDNLDTKVSVNEHRIFQQFISKQNVGSIGLTHRYRFEQRFIEDVFKMRFRYFLAIKVPFKTKAQEDSKFYISAYNEIFLNTKSSIFDRNRVYGGLGYTVSKSLRLELGYMNQFFETSGRDQVNVIAFVNI
- a CDS encoding SulP family inorganic anion transporter; protein product: MFKTLRNDLPASIVVFFVALPLCLGIALASGAPLFSGLIAGIIGGIVVGAISGSKIGVSGPAAGLAAIVLAAISSLGYENFLVAVVIGGAIQLLFGVLRLGIIGYFFPSSVIKGMLTGIGIIIILKEIPYFFGMDKNPQGDFAFLQVDGKNTLTELLNAINALISGNFSVGATVIAIVAMGILILWSNVLSKKGRIFQLVQGPLVAVVLGIVYYIITQDSSLNLEDNHLVNVPVPENFDMFLGQFSFPNFSAIANGEVWLTGFTIALVASLETLLCVEATDKLDPHKNVTPTNRELFAQGTGNMISGFIGGLPITQVIVRSSANIQSGGVSKMSAIIHGFFLLITVIVIPKLLNMIPLSVLAAVLFIVGFKLAKPSTFKTMFRLGWKQWVPFIVTILGIVFIDLLWGIGLGLVVGILIIMIKSYQNSHFLHKEGEDVDDGKIKMTLAEEVTFFNKGAILKELDNIPPNSFLELDVKNTKYLDNDIIEILEDFGLKARERNIKVKLVSQRGEEENPTSYIKFFKKEIKEKYPA
- the aspS gene encoding aspartate--tRNA ligase: MYRSHNCGELRAANINEEVTLAGWVQKSRDKGFIVWVDLRDRYGITQLVFDEERTSKEIIEKAQSLGREFVVQARGTVVERASKNPNIQTGDIEILVSELNVLNEAIVPPFTIEDETDGGEELRMKYRYLDIRRNPVRDSLIFRHKVTQEVRNYLSKDGFVEVETPYLIKSTPEGARDFVVPSRMNEGEFYALPQSPQTFKQLLMVGGMDKYFQIVKCFRDEDLRADRQPEFTQIDCEMAFIEQEDILNAFEGLTRHLLKEINGVEIDKFPRIQYDDAMRLYGNDKPDIRFGMEFGELNAVAQHKGFNVFNKAELVVGIAVPGGNSYTRKEIDKLIDWVKRPQVGALGMVYCRCNDDGSFKSSVDKFYDQDDLAKWAEVTGAKAGDLICVLSGDTNKVRTQLSALRMELAERLGLRKPDEFAPLWVMDFPLLEWDEETERYHAMHHPFTSPKPGQIELLKTDPGAVKANAYDLVLNGNEIGGGSIRIHDKETQALMFDYLGFSEEEAKAQFGFLMDAFQYGAPPHGGLAFGLDRLVAILGGQETIRDFIAFPKNNSGRDVMIDAPAPIDDEQLEELSLKLNLKS
- a CDS encoding energy transducer TonB; the protein is MKYFSIKIPEPCHEDWNTMTPKEKGRYCDACSKTVIDFTKMNTNEIQDFVNLNMGKRICGHFKPTQLDSINIRVPSEVLQRQHSFHKLFLLALLITMGTSLMNCTNKRGEHQKIDSVEVIDSLSKETVDVLGGLPIIEQMDSIPEQRPKSKKADDIEEIPIDGEIAIPIVGDIDYSEPNTDSLINKMVVPTWCPEAEHEIKGDVIMGFVAVENPPEFKGTAVDFSIKEKRDYFQKRMTEFVSENFKTDVCSGLKGKQKIVVRFEIDNTGRISKIQVRAPHPALEKEAKRVFGLLPKFIPAKQRGKPIKIAYTLPIVFNVEE